GATGTCCTGGAAGAGGAAAGCTTTTTTTCCTGTCGCCCACTTTTTGAAGGTCTCCAGCAGCTCCAGGATGTTGTCATTGTTCTTCTGCTCGTTCAAGCACTTCTCCGTACAGGGGGAATCCTTGACAAAGAAGACGACACAGGAGTTAGTGTCCCATCCCTTTTCCTTAAGCTGATCCAGCAGGCGGTGTTCTGCGTGCTCTGTGTTCTCGGACGGCCGTGCGATCATCAGTCTATCCCCAATGTACATCCCGCCTTCACTTCCCAGCTTGTCCTTTTTGTTATTGTCATTTCCGGTGAGAATCCTCTGCAGGTCAATGTCTCCGTTACAGTCATCATTAGGGATGTAGAGGGCCACAGCATACATGGCTTTATTCCTATTCATCATCTTTGGATAcctgggggagagagagaaagagagagagagagtatacattaatacagcaggggagaccggggagagagagagagagcgagagagagagagtatacattaatacagcaggggagaccggggagagagagagagagcgagagagagagagtatacattaatacagcaggggagaccggggagagagagagagagagagagagagagagtatacattaatacagcaggggagaccggggagagagagagagagcgagagagagagagtatacattaatacagcaggagaccggggagagagagagagagagagagagagagagagagatatacatTACAGCAGGCGagaccgggagagagagagagagagagagagagagagagagagagagagagtatacattaatacagcaggggagagagagagagagagagagagagagagagtatacattaatacagcaggagagagagagagagagagtatacattaatacagcaggggagagagagagagagagacagatggagagagagagagagagagtatacattaatacagcaggggagagagagagagagagacagatggagagagagagagagagagagagtatacattaatacagcaggggagagagagagagacagatggagagagagagagagagagaattttgaattttttaccaacttttattacaaaaaaaattcagagtacacttaaattacaaaaaaacaaaaaataaaaaataaaatgataaaataaataaatttaagcacaaaaacaaatcataagcGTGTGAAAACCAAATTACCTTCAAATACAGAACACAAAGCCTCATTGTGAcaccaaatattttcaaaagtgagAAGATCGTCCACATGTTTGTAGTAGTTAAAATCAATCAGAACTCTTGCTTGTAACAGATGTAAAAACACAGTAGCTACATTCTGCTCTACATCCCGCTCAACTTTCCTCTTTCTACTTAAATAAATGGCCAGTTTCGCTTGGCCTAAGACAAAGTTGAGCAACTGGCATACATTTCTCCTTTTCATCacatatttaaaaccaaaaataaataaaacagtagaaaacatttcgttacaactctgaaaaatattttgtaaagacaaaaataaaggcACTAATCTGACACAGTTCACAAAAGCATGAAAGATGGTTTCTCTCTCAGTGCAGAAAGGACAAGCATCACCAACCTCAgggtttaaaactgaaataaaagcattGACAGCAACAGCGCCATGAAGGATTCAGCCATTGCAGATcacatgtttttttgtgtaacggtggtttat
This region of Xyrauchen texanus isolate HMW12.3.18 chromosome 23, RBS_HiC_50CHRs, whole genome shotgun sequence genomic DNA includes:
- the LOC127663087 gene encoding uncharacterized protein LOC127663087 isoform X3, with translation MMNRNKAMYAVALYIPNDDCNGDIDLQRILTGNDNNKKDKLGSEGGMYIGDRLMIARPSENTEHAEHRLLDQLKEKGWDTNSCVVFFVKDSPCTEKCLNEQKNNDNILELLETFKKWATGKKAFLFQDIFYQDLGYSNNKNPEYIPPPPKTRSQLLSAFRRIEKHVPLYRCNAYTQNGCIRCVNDEISLNDNECLYEIAKETESSRAGSKRRHGQSSTNNPNERSRKILKKGV